A window of Anaerolineae bacterium genomic DNA:
CAAACCTGGCGGCGGGAACGCAACCGCCCAACCGCCCTCATACAGGTTTGCGGTCGAGAGGGGCGTCTACCGTCAGGATGATGACGCGCTCGTCAGCACGGATGCTGATGTCGGTGTGCATGCAGACCAGGCGCCCCCCGATCACCTGTCGGACAATCCCCTCAAGCTGGTCGCGCGCGCTTTCCATGAGTTGCTGTCGTGTCCGCTTGACCAGTTCGATCCCGTCCGGAGTTGTCGCCAGCCTGATCTCAGCCGGGGTCAGGATGCCCCGCAAGCGGATCACGATCATGTCGTCGACGAAGAATGTCCGGGCTTCATGAGGCCCGCGCCCCAGAAACTCTTTTTCCAGCTTGATGAT
This region includes:
- a CDS encoding DUF2294 domain-containing protein; its protein translation is MTKRTRGEQEAEITSAIIKLEKEFLGRGPHEARTFFVDDMIVIRLRGILTPAEIRLATTPDGIELVKRTRQQLMESARDQLEGIVRQVIGGRLVCMHTDISIRADERVIILTVDAPLDRKPV